From Aegilops tauschii subsp. strangulata cultivar AL8/78 chromosome 5, Aet v6.0, whole genome shotgun sequence:
AACGGTCTCGCCTTCCGTGCTCTGTTCCTCGTCCCCTCTCACCAATTTCCCATCCCAATGTCTCCCTTTAATTGTGGTGATCCACTAATTTTTCATGCCATAGGGACACAAGTTAGCGGCAACCGAGTAGGACTGGGAGGGGACATGGAGAGAGAGAAACCGTCAAGAGAGGAGGTGGCTTGCGAGGGAAACGGTAGAGATGGAGGGGGCATGAGAGGGTCGCCTTACCGGTCTCAGGTGGTAGATTGACTTTTTGAAAGGGGGGATTCGAGATCAGGGGACCAGGTTTCACCGTTTTCCACCGAAACATAGTTTCCATGTCATCCAATACTATGTCAATTCATGCAAGGTTTTCGCCCCACAGCCACAAGATGTGGCAGAAATTGGTGTAAGATTATGTCCTTTTTGTTTCAACCAACGGGGAAGGTAAAGTGGCTCTTAGTCTCGCGTATGGTATATTGTTGCTTGTTGTTATGTTGTTGCTACCGTCTCTGAACTCTTTTTGTGCATGATAAAAAAAATCCAGGCAAGAAGACAAGAATGAAGTTGCGTTAAGGATGCCCGTAGTGGAGAGTATCAtaactagtgtatgatactacatttgtaatgcatagtatcatagattatcATTTTAGATTACCTTGTTTATTGTCATGCAACACATATAGTAGTATAGTATTTATTATGAtatggtatcatgatatgatactcaaacatatctttcttcatttaattatatgacatctcatcaaaattgcctagttggcatacTCCCATTACGAGTAGCCTAATAGCGGGCATTTCTCTTGTAGAGGTGAACCCCGTGACGTGCGCGCTCTCACGTACAAGGGATAGGAATGCATTAATAACTCTTAACGTTCCTAGGGATGGGATTGGATCGAGGAAGGGATCTACTTcctcctccgttcctaaatataagtctttttagagattccactatggactacatacagagcaaaatgagtgaactaCACTTTAGTAtatatctatatacatccgtatgtagtttgtagtgaaatctctaaaaggactTACATTTACAAAACGGAggttttgctctgtatgtagtttgtagtggaatctctaaaaggaCTTACATTTacaaaacggagggagtagtttgaTCTTTGTAGAGTTCACCGAAATTCGCCGCAAAAAAGAAAAGTACATTGAAATCAGTGCTGCAACCTGAAAGTAGTGCACCAGGCTCGCTCCTCCTTACTCGAAGCTACCTCGACTTTGCATGGAAATCATTCCACGCTTCGTTGAAACTTTCAGTTACGCTACCTGTAGACCTaattttttattaaaaaaaatcagagaagCTGATATGGTCGAGTTGGTCTAATGCCCCAGTTATTTGGGgctttattttttctttttggaTGACAATTTTAGTTGTAAAAAACTTCAGGGCCGGAGTGCTTCGTGCCACCGGCCCTGAAGTTTTATTCTTTCCATTTTTTCTGTAAATAAAATACCATAATGTCCCGGTTGAGCAGAGCTTCCATGTGACATCGCTGCCCATGATTCGTGGTTCCCGTGCCCATGGTTCCTTCGCCTGCATGCACATCACCACCGGGCTCAAGGCTACCAGCCTACCACCCTCGCCTCCTTTGGCACCAACCGGCATAGTGGCATACCCATCGCTCTCACGTCGGCGTTCGTGCGCGTCTCCACCATGCATCCTGTGCCTGCGTGGACGTCACACGCCTGACTCGCGTACGCTGCAGTTTCCTGGAGCTAGCGACAAGTGTCCAGCTGCTTGCAAGTTGCAAAGAAACGTCTTCCTCCCAACTCCACGGTGACGACCAAAGCAGTTTCAGCTGAAGTGGAAGACCGACGGCCACGAGGTCCAAAAGCAGTACAACTAGGGAAGTAGACAGCACGGACCACCCAACAACGGCGAAAGATCGCTATTTTTACTCCACCGGCGCCTTTCATTTTTATCTTATGAGTGAGGGCTTTGTTTTTTCTCGATTGGGAAAGAGGGATTCGTTAATTAACTCGCTTGCACGCTCCTAAGAATCTCTGAAAATAAAGTGTCTACATATGACTGATACTACTGAAAAATCGTCGTTAATTACTGAGTTCTTTGTTGTTTGCCGAGTACCATAACACGGGATCACGATAAAAATCATGCAAGTCAAGTGTGCCTCTCGGCAGACAGCAGGACACGGCACACGCCGGCAGTTGCCGAGCACTTGACAGGATGTGCTTGGCAAAGACAGAAAGCTCCGcttaggccttgtacaatgggagatgcttagggaggtgcttagaaaaataaatcGAATTTTTCTGAAGCACCGATGCCTATTTCTATAGGAGAGACGCTTAGTTAAGCGTCtaccctgtacaaataagcaccggtgcttaagaaATCCTGATTTATTTCTTTAAGCACCTCTTCTAAGCACCTtccattgtacaaggccttatGAGGCATATGCCGAGAGTCGCTGCTAAGGCACCCGACAAACATGTGCGAGGTGGCATGGCCGTTTGCACTTAACGGCTCCGTGACGTACAGTCTATTTTTGCCAAGACTCACTGACAATGTACTCGGCAACCTATATACGAAATATACTTTTTTCGCTCGAAAATCCATTTCTGCACCCGAGCTCATCTGCACCCGCACCGAcgaaaaaaattaaaataaatactagacaaattcaaaaaattccaaataaaatttGTGCGGTAGACAATTTGATGTGTGAGGCCCGCTCCAAATTTTAAGTCATTTGGACATATGAGCAGTTCTCAGCAAAAAAGATAAATTGGGGGTCCGTAAAAATGTTTACTGTTCATGTACTGTTTTGGtccgatttgtcttttttgctgagagctgctcatatgttcaaatgacttgaaatttggagcgggcctcacgcatcaaattgtctACCACACAAATTGTATTTGGAATTTTTGAATTTGTTATGAATTTTTTTCTAACCGGGTGCAGAAGAGCCTGGGCACCAAAACGCCCTACTCTTTTTTGCTACAGTAATTATTTGCCGAGCTGCCAACTAATAGTACTCGGCAAAGTAATTATTCTTTCCCTTGGCAGGAATGTTGGCCGAGCTTCGTATGTTCACAACTCGGCATAGTTATGTGGGTGTACTCAGGTCATGCCACATGTCATGCTTCCCGAGTGTCTGCTCTATACGACAATACTAAGGCGGTTTGTTTACACCGGTTGTCACGGGCACGAAGAAGTGCAAACGGTCGGTGGCGGCACTCACCGATGTTGTGGCCACCAAGGATGCCAAAAGGGTGGTCGCTTCATCACCACTGACATAGAAAGGAGCGGGGAAACAAGCAAAAAGGTTGCGCAAATGCCTGGGAAGGCCTCGTACTAATAAACTTGCTCAAGTGGATGTAAGTCTGCTTTGGAGGATGAGCCTGCCGAGGAGGAGAAGCACAGGGATCGGGCGGAGTTTGCTTTGGAGGATGAGGTGATAGAGACGGTGGAGGAGGGGGTGAGGGAGGCGGTGAAGCGGGGTGGGGAGGTAGGGAGGTGGAGGAGAGGGGTGGCGGTGGAGAGGAGGGGGTGTGAGCAGCAATTGGTTGTTCGTCAGGATCCGCAGGGTGGGGATGTGCCCTCAATAGTGGCGGCTAACGAGGTGGAGGTGGCCGGGCAGGATGGTCGTTCGTGTCACCACTGAGACGAAGGTGTGGTTGCGGGGGCCTTCGAAGCTGCCCGGGTGACCATACGTGTGTCAAGATGTGGTGCTTAAACTAGTTGGAGACAAGTAAGTGGTTCGCTTGACTCTTATGAATTACTAGATTCCGCAACTATAATATTTCATCACATACGTAATAACTTGGCTCTTCATTGTGCAGGAGCTTCACACACATCGGAGAAAAGGCTCCGCCATGCCTGCCGACCGACATCAGTCGCCTTCTTTGTATGTTTCATTACGCTAGCATGGTCACTTTGCCTGAGAACACAGAGGAACTAGCCTGGTCATGGGAGCACTTCAAACATGAAAAGGATTTCCCGGACCATAAAAAAGAGGGTGTATGAAAACAAAGTCGTTCGTGTTATTTCTGGGTGAGTTCCTTTGAAACACATCAATTGTTGTTCCATCCCTTTGAAAATTATTGTCTCATGAATTCATCCTTTGCACCGACATGCATGATTGTaggatttctttacttgtgccgagGGTGAGCAGAATGACGCAAATAAAGGCTTGGAAAATATCGGCAAGAAGCTTGTCAAAGACATGCACTACGAGGGGTGCGTCAGGTGCGTGGTCCAGTATCATGCGGAACAACTCAAGATAAAGATGCTCAAAAAAGATGCCCGAATGTTGCATCTTACGTTTGAACAGTTTGAAAGGTACATGAACATTTCTTACTATTCCATACATTACCGCAACTTCGCTTCCTTCCTAAGTTGTATTTTTTTACTTAGGTGGTTCCTCGGTTGTGTGCCGACAAAATACATTACTGGGACAAGATCGTTGAAAAGTGGACAAGTCCAGAGTGACTGAACAAGAGGTAATAGGGAAGAGGGGTCCATTGATGGGTGCTCCAACACACGGTGAAGGCAACCTTACCTGTCACTGGTGTCATGAACAAGCATGTAAGCAAAAAACCTTCTTTTCTTCTCATGAATTTTTCCTTTATGCACTAGTGTGCCCTTCATCGTTCTAACAGCTTCCTTTTGCAGAAGAGAGCAACAGGCATTGCCATCTCTTTCTTTCGGGCTTGGAGCTCGAAACGTATGGaacctaccccaacttgtttgggactaaaggctttgttattgttgttgttgttggtggtggtggtggtgactGGATCAGCCCTAAAGCCTATTACAAAGGGAAGAAAAATAACTCTCCAAGTACAAGGAGTCGCACGAGGAGGGGTCTGATCCCATTGATGGGCCCTTTGACCCTAAGGTGCCTCTTTTCGCTAATGGCAGTAGGAGGAGTTGGCAGATGGGGGTTCACGTTGATTCCGTCCAGACCTCCAACCTTCTCAGAATCAATGCGGTGAGGGATAGGCATGTCATGTGCATTCCAAGGTCATGTATGAGCAATTCCTTTTTCATTGGTCAATACAGTGTTTATGCATGTTTGCCTTGCAACACTGATGACAATGCGTCGACATGTTATAGGTCTGTCTGGATGCAGAAAAGGGGATGTGTGACGACTAGCAGAGATCGCGGGCTGAAGACCGGCCCGTCATCGAGAAACAGAACCAGGAATTGCAGACACTGGAAGTGATGGTTGCACATCTTTATGCCATCAGTGGCAAAACTGTGCAATTATCACCAACCCACCCTAAAGATGATCCTGCCTTGGACATGGTGAGTTCTCTTCAAACTTATTCAACCACCATCTTTGTTCTCACCATTCATCTTATTTTGTCTCATATGCTTACAGGTCATTCCGTCAATTGGGTCAAACAATGTGTCGGTAGCTAAACATGGAGTTGGGCAAGCAATCCCAATAGCTACTCTCGATGTTCCCGCTCTGAACACCAAAACGTGTGAACTCCTAGTTATGTTCATGAACTTTGTGCTTTTTATGCATGCACTTGTGCTTTTCAGAACTTGTTGTGCTTGAGAACATTTTGTTTGTGTGCTTAAGACATTGTGTTTGTGCTATTTGAGACCATATTTTGTTTTGTATGTTGTGCAATGGTGTTTGACTATAATGTGGCAATGGTTGAGTCATTTGAGAAGTGATATTGCTGTTGTATATATGTGGGATATTATCTATATGTGATTTGTTGCAAGGTTAACAAAAAGTTAGATATAAATTAGCCCCTGACAGAGGCTTTAGCGAGTGCACGACTTGGCTAAACATGTTTACCGAGTGAAAGCACTTGGCAATAATGCCACATGGCGCGACATGGTTTCTCCGTCAGGTCATTGGCGAGTTTGTCAGGTAGACTCTCGGCAAATATCATAACCTGTGATATCGCTAAACATATCTGCCGAGGACGAACTCGGCAAAACTAAAGATCACAGCAAACCGTGCAAGCCTTTGCCGAGATTCTCATTGTGCACTCGGCGAACAGTGCTACCATTTACCGTGTGCTGCCATAAGAATCTCGGCGAACCTGCCGCGCCACATGTCAGTCGCCCATACGACAAGCTTTACCGAGTGCTTCCTAGACATCTCGATACACTGTAGGATTCGGCAAACATAGATGTCCACGTGTCATTCGCTCGCGCATCCAACTGTGCCGAGTACAACCTGTCGGGGTCTCGGTGAATACGACATCTCGGCACACTATGGCCGCCACGTGCCTCGCTCCAGGGCTTCCGAGCACCGAGTCCCCACCTATGGCTCTCGGCAAACTGGTTTGCCACGTGGCAGCCGCCATCTCCGTCCGGCCCGTCAAATGCCTTTTTTTGCCGAGCCCCCCATTTAGTGCTCGGCATAGACTTCGCCGAGCCCCCATTTAGTGCTCAGCTTAGACTTCGCTGAGTCCCCGATGGACGGACCTCGTCAGAATCGGCTTTTCCGGAAGGTTTCACGCAGAGTACTCTTAGCCGAGAACTACACTCGACAAACTCTCTGCCGAGTGTGAAACGGCTTTCGCGAGTTTTTTCGGTACTCGGGTAACTCAGAAATTCCAGTAGTGTGAGAACAACATGAAGTGATACGAGTGCCTCTTTcctatgtactccctccgtcccataatgtaagaccaTTTTATGAGCTAACATAGCTTGCAAAAAGGTCTTACACTATGAGATGGAGTGAGTAGGTCTCTACAATATTAATGaaagttttcaaatttgaagtcAGTTTTTCTTTGGTAAAAGAATCTAAAGTCAATTCACGATGAAGACCTATGGTTAATTTGCTGAGATCTCAATGCAACTACTTTTTTATACAAAATATTTGAAACAGTCCTATGGAATATTCATGGACCGATGCCATCGATTGGCATTTTTTCGGTAGTAGTTAAATGAATGCCCAAATTAACCATAGATGTATAGAGAAAATTTGAAAATATATTTCATGATGGATTTGATATTGTAGGCGTTAATATTTTTTCTATAAAGTTGATCAACATTGAAAATGTTTGACTTTTGAAAAATTTAATGGGCCTACTTAAAAGGAACGGAGGGGGTATTATACCCCTACAAAACCAGTTTCAAAACCACAATAGGAAATATTATATTCTAATTGTTTTTGTTTTGAGAAATATTCTAATTGTTTCACCGATTGTGATATGCATTCAATATGCTTAAGGCACTGGCAGCTGAATATTGCTTTTTTTTTGCAGGGCATTCAACTATATTTGCAAGAGACCTTCTGCTGTAAAAATTACAAATGGATTGTGAAACACATGTTGCAGTTCAAATATCCAGGTTTAGGCTTATTCACAAATAGTCCTATATCGATGCTAAGTACACCATGCAAAATTTAATGACAAATATGTTTGTTTGAGAGCTACGCACAAAAAAAAACACAATATATGACCTATAGTTGCTTGTCAAATAAAGAAATTAATTAATAGAACTAACAGACATGTTGATCCGTCTACATGTACATGTGAGATTTTTTCTCAATTTTTTTTCTGAAATCTACAAATATGATTTTTGAGAATTCCCGACCCGTGAAGCCCGGGGTCAAATGACCACACTCGTATAAAAATTATAACCAAAAGAACAATAAGAATCATGCAATATGGAGGAATAGCAAATCCTTCTACTCAAAGGGGTGAACATCAAGTTCTCAAAGGAATGCGGAGTGTCTAATCCCTGTAGAATTGACTAAACTGAGACTGTCTAGCTCGTGCATTTCACACTCAAATCAAAGGTGGCCCCAGCTAGTTCTTATTTCCTTTCAATAATTGATAGCAGCTAGCTCTGCACCATGTTCTCGCCTCCTTTTGATATGATAACAAAGGAGTTGTGCGGGCACCACTATTTATTTGCTGCCGTCCCCACTTGAGGGACCTACAAATCTCAAAAGCCCACCGTGTTTCCGTCCTTGATGTGGTTGTCGCCACAGTGACGCGCACGGGGAGCACGCATGCCCCCTCCCTGACCACTCCAACCTAACCATGGCCGGCTGCATGGCTGAAGGCCGTGTTGACGAGCACCACCAGCCGGCAAAGCTAAGCTAGCGCACACAGGATCGAGAAGGAAAGCTACGCAAAGTCACacaaagcagcagcagcagcgcatgGGGCAGAAGAAATAACAACGGAGATATACTATGTGTTATTTGTGGCCTAACCGGAGCGGAGCAACCTATACTTTCGACATATCCTTCCTCACCTCATATCTCTCTAGCTTTTCTTGCATCTTTAACTAGCTTCCAAACGCACCCAGCTTTAGTTCCCCCTCAAATATATGTAGTGCACAGTCCACATGCTCAAATTGCTCTCTCTCCATGTTATTTTCACACGCTTTGGACTACCAAAAAGCTTGATCATGACATGGGCAGCAAAGCCGCACAGTGTTGGGGTTTCCAAGCTAGCTCCAGACTATAAATACATCCTAGGGGCCTCAGGACAAGGCCCATGAAACTGAAGCCACCTTGCTTGACTCCCAGTCTCATCGTCTCGATCTTCGGTTTGGTGATCTGCGCATGCCTAGCCTGAGGCAGTGCAGCAGCTTAGCTGTTGCCATCGACAGGCAGCTGCTCGGCCACCTCTCGGCGACGAAGATGAAGATCAGCAAGGCCCCGGTGCTCCTGAAGAAGGCGGTGACGATGTGCAAGAGCAAGACCGGCGTGCTCACCGCCAGGCTCCTCTTCCTAGCTTCGCTCCGCCGCAGGATGGCCACCGTCGGCGTGGTGTCTCACAAGATACACGCGCTCATGGCGGCCGCGGACCGGGCGAAGGCGGGAGGGGACTGCCACAAGGCTGTCGTTTCGCGCAAGGTCGACAAGACTCTTCCAGCGATCCATGCTGGTGAGATCGTTGATCTTACGCATGAATTGGCACTATTTTGTCAAGAGGAAGATGGTGGTGGTAGCTTCCCTGACTGGACGCTGCACCCCATCTTCAATGACGATGACAATTGCTGTTACACcgaagaggacgacgacgacgatgttggTGATGTGCTACTCGATGGGTGCGATGGTCTCCACGACGAGCCCTCGGTGATAGATGTGATCAGGAGCAACATGGAAGTCCAGGGGTTGGAGTTCAACATGGAAGATGAGATCGACCAAGCTGCCGATATGTTCATCAGGAGGTTCCGGGAGCGGATGAGCAAGAGCATTTAGTCACCTGTTTGTGTTTCATCTATACCTGATTGCACGGTCGACGCAGAAGTGTACGTATGCGTACCGCTGACTAGTTGACGGTAGATGTCGCGAGGGAGAATGTTAGATTGAATTTTTTTTCCGAAAAGGGGACATGGACCCGGCCTCTGCATTAAAACGATGCATAGGGCCATATTATTAAGAATAATCCAAAAGATTCCACAAAGATCTTCCGTTCTGAAAAGCAGAAAAGCTCACAAAGAGCAAAAGAACATAACAGGAAAAGCCACAACCGGCAGGCAAAATAAAATAAGATAGGAACCTAAAaacctatcctattacatgaccgtcatccaaaccggttgaagatatcccga
This genomic window contains:
- the LOC109752054 gene encoding uncharacterized protein; its protein translation is MPSLRQCSSLAVAIDRQLLGHLSATKMKISKAPVLLKKAVTMCKSKTGVLTARLLFLASLRRRMATVGVVSHKIHALMAAADRAKAGGDCHKAVVSRKVDKTLPAIHAGEIVDLTHELALFCQEEDGGGSFPDWTLHPIFNDDDNCCYTEEDDDDDVGDVLLDGCDGLHDEPSVIDVIRSNMEVQGLEFNMEDEIDQAADMFIRRFRERMSKSI